The DNA sequence TGAATTTTCAGAACCTCGTCGTAAATCATTTTCTTCATTTCCGGGAAATTCTCTTTGTGTAAAGCAGAAATAAATACCGTTGGATATTGTGATTTCGACATCCAGGTTTTCATCCATTCATCAAGAGAAATATTTTTTCTTGTTTCCGGTGTTAAATCGTCCTCGTCTTTTTTCTCGTAAGCGAAGGCATCAATTTTATTGAAAACCATGATCATCGGTTTTTGATGCGCATTAATTTCCATTAAAGTTTGATTTACCGAATTGATGTGATCTTCGAAACTTTCGTGCGAAATATCTACAACATGAATCAATAAATCTGCTTCCCGAACTTCATCCAAAGTTGATTTAAAACTCTCTACCAATTGCGTCGGTAGTTTTCTAATAAACCCAACCGTATCCGTTAATAAGAATGGCAAATTCCCAATCACCACTTTTCTGACAGTCGTATCTAAAGTTGCAAATAATTTATCTTCAGCAAAAACATCAGACTTAGAAATGGCGTTCATCAAAGTAGATTTCCCAACATTGGTATAACCTACCAAAGCAACACGCACCATTTTACCACGGTTCTGTCTTTGAGTCGCCATCTGTTTATCGATGGTTTTCAGCTTGTCCTTTAATAAAGTTATTCTATCTCGAATAATCCTTCTATCGGTTTCAATTTCTGTTTCCCCAGGACCACGCATTCCGATTCCCCCTTTTTGCTTATCAAGGTGAGACCACATTTTACTCAATCTTGGAAGTAAGTATTGATATTGAGCAAGTTCTACCTGAGTTCTTGCGTAAGACGTTTGCGCTCTTTGAGCAAAAATATCAAGAATCAAATTGGTTCTATCCAGGATTTTAACCTCCTCCATTTCTTTTCCAAGATTCTTCAGTTGCGAAGGAGAAAGTTCGTCATCGAAAATCACGGTTCCGATTCCATTTGATTTTACATAATCCCTTATTTCCTGTGCTTTTCCACTCCCAATAAAAGTTTTGGGATCCTGTTGCGTCAATTTCTGAATGAATCTTTTGTCAATCGTTGCTCCTGCTGTTAAAGCCAAAAATTCGAGCTCGTCCATATATTCGACCAGCTTTTCCTCACTTTGATTTTGCGTCACTAAGCCGACTAACACGGCTTTTTCGTATAGATGTTCTTTTTTGTCTAGCATAAATTTCCTTTCGGCATTTGTACAAAGATAATACTTTGAATTTCACAATTAAAAAATCTCAGATAAATTACCTGAGATTTTCACTAATATTTATTAATTCTTAATCCCAATCAGCAGCGACAAATTTCATTTTCTTTCCGCTTGCGTTACTTAAAGTTAAGTAATGACCATCGATTTTATAACTGGTCATTGTTGGAAGTGCTTTCGCAAAAGTGGATTCTAAATCCATTGCTTTATCACAAAACATCATGGTGCTTCCAATTTGTGAAAATTTCACCGTTCCGTTTGCGTTAAAAACTGCGGAACCAAACATATTGTTACAGCCCATATTTGCCGAAAATTTCCCTGGTTCTTTTTGATCAGATAAATTAAGATGTGCTTTATTACTCATCATTGAATCTTTTGTAAAACCCTGAAATTCAACCAACATCCAATCTCTTTTTACATTTTGAGAAACGTTGGTTTGAGTCGTGCAATTTGCCAATAACAAAAGACCGAAAATGGCGATGAAGCCAGCTACTATTTTTTTCATTTTTAAAAATTTCCTTTTACATTACTATTTCTGTGCCATCAATTTTTATAAATTTGAATTTAATTTTTAAAAAATGACAAAAGATTCTATTTC is a window from the Kaistella flava (ex Peng et al. 2021) genome containing:
- a CDS encoding META domain-containing protein; protein product: MKKIVAGFIAIFGLLLLANCTTQTNVSQNVKRDWMLVEFQGFTKDSMMSNKAHLNLSDQKEPGKFSANMGCNNMFGSAVFNANGTVKFSQIGSTMMFCDKAMDLESTFAKALPTMTSYKIDGHYLTLSNASGKKMKFVAADWD
- the hflX gene encoding GTPase HflX; amino-acid sequence: MLDKKEHLYEKAVLVGLVTQNQSEEKLVEYMDELEFLALTAGATIDKRFIQKLTQQDPKTFIGSGKAQEIRDYVKSNGIGTVIFDDELSPSQLKNLGKEMEEVKILDRTNLILDIFAQRAQTSYARTQVELAQYQYLLPRLSKMWSHLDKQKGGIGMRGPGETEIETDRRIIRDRITLLKDKLKTIDKQMATQRQNRGKMVRVALVGYTNVGKSTLMNAISKSDVFAEDKLFATLDTTVRKVVIGNLPFLLTDTVGFIRKLPTQLVESFKSTLDEVREADLLIHVVDISHESFEDHINSVNQTLMEINAHQKPMIMVFNKIDAFAYEKKDEDDLTPETRKNISLDEWMKTWMSKSQYPTVFISALHKENFPEMKKMIYDEVLKIHTARFPYNDFLFEYHDEEADESKSEESED